The genomic stretch GCTCATTCAGGTCTGGAGCAAAGCAAACCTCCCTTCATTTCTTTATCTTTTGGTGCATTCAGATGATTCAGGCAAGATTAAGTGGGACATAAGGATAAAAAAGTGAGGACAGTGCACAGTGTGGGCACTTTGGAGTAGTAAGcctgatttcttttcctggtaaCCACAAAGCTAGGGATTAAATCATTAGAAGGTTTGGCATTAAAGAAGTTATTTGTGCTAAGGTGGAGCAAGCAGCTCATGGGACAGCACAGTCAGATCCCTAACACCAGTGGCACTGAAGAGAATCCCTGCCTGTGACAAAAGCAGGTCAGGGCCTGGCCTGCAGATTTAAAACATAAACCTCCACACttggagcaggagaagaaacACATTGCAGTCACTCTCCTGCCCCGTGGAGAGGAACCACCTCCTCCCCactggcccagccctgctcaccttGCAGGGCCCACATGTTGTAGGATGCCAGATGGCTGACAAAGGTCTCCTTGGTGCTGGCTGGAATGTTTGGCCCCAGGATGCTGGTCGAGGAGCCAATCGTCACGTTGTACCTGGAACAATGACCCAAACCCTCAGCAAAGCCCAGGGCTCATGGAGCTTGTGGCCCTGGCACTTCTAAGcaccagagctcctgggctcagcagggcagggccttAAGCAGCCAGGAATCCTTTGAGCTCTCACCTTTTCTCAGCCCAGGCGACCACGGGATCCCATTCATTCTTCTGTAGTTCTGCCAAGGCTGGAGGCTCCTCCACACGATAGCTGGGACATCACAGAACAAAACCACACTGGATGGTCACTCCCAGGCTGGGACACACCTCTGGGAGGACAATGACCCCACCAAACTCACAGCAAGTGGAACAGGAACCTGCTGTCCACCCAGGCAGCAGTGACAAGGAACAATCCCCCAACTCTTCCCTAAAttcattgctttttttattccagGAAGGACAATTCTGTCTTACTACAAAACAGAGCAGTGAATCAGCCAAACTGCAGGCAGCCCCAAGCCACAGGCTGAAGTGAGGTTTAGCAGTTAGAGGAGGGTACAAACCCCACTGCAACTCTCTGTGGGGCCACTCCTGCTTCTCCTTGCCCAGTGGCTCAgctcagcattccctgctccccagtcTGACCAAAGCCACAAGGGCAGGTGGGGGAAGCCTGTTCCTTTCTCTCCACAGGAACTGTGCAGCTGCCAGTGGAagctgggacaggagcctgGGCATGAACAGGCTTGATCCTACAGCTCACGGGGACTTTAAGGAATGAAGGGCATTTTGGGAACGGCACAAGTAGTCTGAGCTATCTGTATTGGCACAGGAATACCAGTGACTGACTGACAGATCCCCACAGGCCTTACaaagatgttttcttttctccaagatCTTCATTTCCCACTGCTCTCACCCTTGCCCAGCAGGGAGGTATCCAAAACAGAGTTCAACAGGGGATCAAATCCAATGCTCCTTCTTTGGGAGCACAGACTCCAACCAGGTTTGCACATGCAGGACTGACCTAAACTAATTCAAACCCTCAGGTGAAAACCAGCACAGATCAGAGCCATGCCATGACTGGGTGAGTGCAGATGTCTTCCCTCACTTTACCCAACCCTCTTTCCAAGCTCCAGCTGGGTCCCCATCTCATACCAGACCGTGTCTGTCTCCAGGAACTTCACAGCTGCTCGGATCAGCTGCGTTTTGTCTCGCTGCGTGGGATTGTCCAGCGCTGTGTTGCACAGAGTGGTCTGGGGATAAAAGCAGTTGAAACTGCTGTTATTCCAGGcttgaaaaagcagcagcttccatGGTACAATGCCAAGAAGAAGCAGAGGGATTTGTGGCAGATGAACAACTGAGGAGTGCAGGGCCACAAAGTAGCTAATGTAATAGGTATCCTCTCAAATGTTTCAGGATCCCTGGAAACAGCTCATTaagcagcagggaaaagtgCCATGGATTGCTCCAGAGCTCAGTTTCCTTCTGCCCCACACTATTCCCAATAACACCGTCCAGCCCCTTCTCAAGTTCCCCTAGTGACACAGATTCCCTCTAGACAGGCACCTGGCCAGCCCAGAGGAAGTCCTAACCTTCTGCTCATTAGGAGCAGGACAGCCTGCTGCCTCCACACTCTGCATTTGGAGGTCTCAGCACTCCACCCTGCCGTGCTCACCAGGTGCATTGTGTAGAACTTGATGGTGTCTTTCTGGGAATCCCATTCTGTTGCCACTGCAATGGCCAAGGCCTCGCTGGGGACAGTGAAGAGCTTGGCCTGAGGTGTTTTCAGCTTTCGGTGGTCCAGGTTTATTTCAAAGCCTCCTGGGGAATCAGAGTAGAAATCCTGGGGAATCAAAGAGGAGCAGGCACTAAGGAACAACAGACAAccccacagccagagcagattcagagctggagctgacaggGACCAGGAACACTCAGGTTTCCCACTATCACTTGGATACACTTGGTCCTGGAAGCTGCTTCCCACCATGCAGCTGTGGATGAGGAGGGGGCTGGTGACAAACCTGCCActgacacagcctgggctgcaggtgctgatGTGGTGTGGGGTGATGACacctctccctgggatcagcccctccatcccatcccatcccatccctgtggccaCACTCACCTTCCCCCTGTGAGATGCTCACGTTCTGGTAGAACCTTTTTCTCTCTGGGGACAGAAACACAAGGCAAAGAGAACATTCAGAGGGCAAACAGAGAATGttcagccccttcccctgctccccatcacagctcagcacagacagaGGTGGCCTGGCCACAGAAATCCAGCCCTTCATCCAGTTTCCaagctctgagctgcagtgagCTCCACTCAGCAGGGAAGCACCATGGAGCAAACAGAAGCAGCTGCactcctgccaggctggggcctCAGCTGCCTCAGGGTGTAGCAGGCTCACCTCTCCTCAGGAGTTCTGCTTCAGGGTCACCCTTTCCAGATTCTACAACTACAGTCACACTGGACAAATTAATCCCCAAAGGACACTGCAGCCCAATCATACCAGTCCAGCTCAGGAATATACCTGCCCACCTACAACGTGAGCCTGAGGAAACTTCAGGTCTCATTTTAGGAGCAGTATCCTTTGCTATCAGCACTCCTGACACTCTGAGAGCAGGATTACTCCCATTCCAAAGGCTCACACCCCTCCCACAAGGCAGGAAGAATTCACGAGCCACTCCCTTGACAACAGCAACCAGGTTGTGAATCCCAAACCCATAAATCTGACTCGTGAAGGGCACAGCAAACAGGTCAGGCTGCAGGTCTGCAATTCCAGGCTAAAACCAGCACATTCCTGATAAGGAAATTGAAGGATTTTTTCAGGTTCGGCGACCTGTGAGCTTTGGGGCCTCAGGCACAGTTCTAAGAAAAGATTAAAGTGTGTGTACCCCAGAGGAGCCCCGAGGCTCATCAGTGACTCCCAAAACCTTGTCATGAGTCACCGCAACTCTGCAGCCTCACCTCCGACAAAATGAGATTAATTTTACTGTTCTCAAACCCACACGATTCCAGCAAAGTCTCAGGATGGGCTACGTGGGTTAGGACATACCTCAACCCCCTCGGTCTGAGTCCCATTCCCTCAAAATCCctaaaacccaacaaaaacaagtGTAACGAACTGGTTCGGTGAGGGCTCGGCCGTGCTGCCAGCGAACCCTGCCCGCCCCACACATTAACGGCAAGGCAcgttaataaaaaataattaacgGCACAGGGTGGGAGCCCCGGCACCGCTCAGCGGTCCCCGCGAGGCCGTGCcggtcccagccctgccccgggtGACCCCTGGGTCCCCAGGGAAGGATTCCCCTCTCCAAACGGCCTTGGAGCCGCCCCTGTGCTCCCTCACCTGCCGGCGGGGCATAGGCCCGGCGCCCGCATGACCCCACCGGGCCGCCCCCAGCATCTGCAGGAGGCGGTCGGGGGAACCGAGCAGGCGGGGAGTGGGCCCACCACAGCCGGCGGCAGCCGCGCCACATCGCGACAGACGACATAGCAACTTCGTCCCGGCCGCGCTCAGCGCCGCTCGctgggcgccgccatcttgccGGCGGCCGCGACCAATCCGGGCCGCCTGGATTAAAAAAACTACATTTCCCAGCAGCGCCAGGAGGCGGCACAACCAATCAACGCCCGGCGTCGTGCCGGCAGCCAGTCAGAGCCAGGGGACGCCCCTCAGGGACGCGCGCGGGGGCCAATGGGAGCGCGCGGAGGCGCTGCCAGGAGGCCCCGACCCAGCGGCGGCCGAGGCGTGAGGGAGCGGAGCGAAGCGGAGCGGGCGGCGTCCCCCGGCCGCACCCCGGCCCCGGCCACGCTGGCGCCCGGGGACCCCCCCGAGATGCCGGTTCGGAGCGAGAGGCGCCGCGCTGGAGGGGCGGGGGGCTCGGCCTCCTCCCCTGCCACCGGAGCGGCCGCCAGTAGCCTAGTGCCGCCGCCCCCCATCAACACGGCGCAGCCCGGAGTGGCCACTTCGCTTCTCTACAGCGGGGCCAAGTTCCGCGGGCAGCAGCGCAGCAAAGGCAACGCCTACGAGGTGGAGGTCGTCATGCAGGTGAGGGGGGTGGTGGGGCGAGCCGAGCCCTGGCGGGGCGGGAAGGGCCACCGCGGCCTTAAGCGAGCAGGGGACCCGGTCGCCTCAGGCCGCGGTGGCCGTTCCCGCTCTGCCGGCCCCTTGCGACAGCACCCGCATCACCCTGCCCCTCGGtattaggaggaatttcttcacgGAAAAGGTCATTAAACATTGGAACGGACTGCctagggaggtggtggagtcaccatccctggaggtgtttaaggaaagactggacgtggcactcGGTGCTCTGGTCTGGTTGACACGGTGGTGAATCAGTCACAGGATGGGCTGGATGATctcagctcttttccaacctcagtggTTCTGTGATGATTCCAAGCCGGCGGGGTATTTTTATGTTCAGTTCTCCACGTTCCTGGTGGGATCTGTTGTGGTGGGGACATCCCATGGCTGCTCAGCTCCACTGCACGCTGCCACCTcgcaggagctggctgtggttttttttaaaaaacgcTGGTTTTGTGCCTAAAACGTGGCTGTTTTGCATGTGTCAGCTGAGGAGAGGGGGCTGCCTGctttccctgtgctgagcacagagaaaCGTTGCAGTCTTTTGATCACAGGTGGAGAAGACCATCTTCTCAAGGGTGGAGGTTTGCACTTCCCTGAATAACTCACTGCGTGTTTTGAAAGCGGATCTGGAGAtgtcagggaaaagaaaaaaaatcccttggaAAATCCCTGCTATTAAAGGAGCAGGCAAATCCTTGCCTAGTTTCTGCATAGCACAAGCAGAGAGATGCAGCCTGATAACTCAAAATGCAGGTGGCATAAAAGCTTTAGATTTAGGAGAAAGGCCTCCTGCAAAATTCTGAGGGTGTGGGTGATTCTTCCAGGGATGCTTTTTCTTGGAGAACACTGTGAGTCAGATCCCTTCCGGCTGGAAAGGGGATTTGCTTCCTGCTGGAGAGTTCTGGGCAGAGGGTGTTGCTTTGTGAGCAGGCCTGGGATgtggaggctgccagagctgagctgggcacctGCAAATGATCTTTCCAGGTGATTCCCATCATGGAAAAGGGCTGTCAGTGTGAATATTGGGCAGTGGGTACCAGCTGGAGCTGAAGTTATCCTTGGAAGGGTTAGAAACTGCTTTGGATCCAGCATGCACCTTCATGCCTGTTTTTATGGTTGGACTTTGCACTCTTTTCCAGCATGTGGATATGGAAAACTCCTATCTCTGTGGATACTTGAAGATTAAAGGCCTTACAGAGGTGAGTGTTAACTGTGCAGCACCACAAAGAGGGGCTGTGtaaaggttttgtttgttttttcctggtgGGGTGGGAGAAGCTGTTGCCAGAAATAGGAAGTGGAGGGATTGGATGTTGTAGATTTGATGACAGAGTATCAGCTGGGGAATGGTGCTGGCTGTAAATGTCACAGGTGACCATCCAGCTGGGAGCTCCATGGAATCACTTAaagttggaaaagccctctaaaatcattgagtccaaccactgacccaggacacagccaggtccaccacttccctgggcaacctgttacAACGTTTAGCCACTCTTTTAAATtgttcctaatatccaatctaaacctcccttgGTGCAATTTGAGGATGTTtttcttgtcctgtcccttgttccctgggagcagagctggaccccacctggctgcaccctctTGTCAGGGAGTTTGGAGAGTGAGGGTCCTTTTTCCCAGGCTGAGCCACTGCAGCCCCCtcagctgcttgtgctccaaATCCTTCCCCACATCCCACCTCTGACCTGGCTCCTAGCTTCATAAATgaggagagagacagagaaaggctggaaaaagagaGTGGAAGGGTCATCCTTGGAGAGGTGTGGGGCAGGATgaggggtgggagcagcagcctcagatTGCCTGGAGCTCTCCCTGGGAGATACTTTTTTTGCTGAGTGCATGGAGCTTTGTCTGCTGTTGGGTTTGTGTCTGTAGGTGACAATTGTGAGCCCACCTTTGTCTCCCCTCTGCCAGGAGTACCCAACCCTCACCACGTTCTTCGAAGGCGAGATAATCAGTAAGAAACACCCGTTCCTAACGCGCAAGTGGGACGCCGACGAGGACGTGGACCGTAAACACTGGGTAGGTAAAtctgggggcagggggtggggctgggctgctgctttggggcagAGGTGCACTGTGTGCCCATGCAAGAGCTGGCAGAAAGGCCTGGAGACATCTctgtgctgggatttggggatgatctCAGCAAAGGAGAGGGATTACACAGGTAGAGGGAGGGAATAGTCTGGGGTAAACCATTTGGGGAAAATAAGGGTACGTAAAAACACACTACAACACCTCTCCTTTTTGCtgtctccctccttctcccatTGGGATCTTTGCAAATAGAGGTCTCTTCAGCAAGCTGTGATCTGTCATGAGGGAGGGGATGTCTTGTTTTCCACCTTTTGGCCACAGgatgggaagggagcaggagcaaTCCCCATCTTTTGACCCTCTAAGAAAACACACTCCGTTCCATTTTGCAATAAATCTCCAAAAATAAGGAGACAGGGAAAGGGATCCCATGAGTACAGGTAGGGTAGTTGGTACCTGTGTACTTGCTCAGGGCAGGGTgtacctgctgctgtgtgttaAGGCCACAGCAGCCACCTGATCAGCCCCCTGCCCTTGACCTTCACTGTTGTTTGCCAAGTTTTGATGTTTGTTGTATTTCTGTCAAAATATCTTCCTCTGGAAGTGCAGGAGCttctccagccaggctggatgttGCTGTGAGTGTCAGTAGATTTCCCTCCTAAAAGCAGCTGGTACTAGAAGTTCTATTCCTGGAATAACCatcctggtttggtttttttcttttctttttttgtttcagggAAAGTTCCAGGCTTTTTACCAGTATGCAAAAACATTTAACTCTGATGACTTTGATTATGAAGATCTAAAAAATGGGGACTATGTCTTCATGAGATGGAAGGTAAACCCTGCCTGTctcctctgctgagctgcttgcGAGGCACTGACAGAGACTTGAGGTGTCAGAGCTTTTCCAGCTATGATGGTTTAATGAAAGATCTTGCCCTGCCAACCCCAGAACCCACTGTACTTGCAAGTTCCAGTATGACTCGTGTCTAGCCAGCTAATTGTGTCCTTAAGGGCTGCAGTCATGGCTAAAAACACAACAGGAAAATCTTGCTTGGTGATGCTGCAGAGGATGAGAGAATTGCTGTCTCCAGTCCCTGTGTGGGGCCTGTGTTTGATGCAGCCTGGccactctgcagctctgctcttcagCTGGGATATCAGAGCTACCAtaggctggtttgggttggaaggaaccttaaagctcatcttgttccaccctcctgccaagggcagagacacctcccactggtccaagccctgtccttggacacttccagggatccaagagcacccacagcttctctgggcaccctgtgccaggacctccccaccttcacagggaaaaatgttgtcccaatatcccatctaaccctccCTCTGGCaatgggaagccattccctctctTCCTGTCGCTCCATGTCCTTAGCaaagttcctctccagctctcccctAAGTGTTGAAAAGCTGCAGTGAGAactctctggagccttctcttcatTCTCAGGCTCTGACTCCCACGTTTTGCAATGGGCTTCTGGTTTGCAGGGGACAGGTGTTGAAACTGATCTCTTGCACTCTTAAATCTCATTCTGTTCTCAATTATCTGCTTCCCTGTGaggtccctgcagggcaggtgtgAAGGGACACTggtctctgctctgggctgctgagagTGCAGGGAGTGCTCAGCCAGCAATGTCTTCATGTTAGTGGGTGTCAATATTTGGTTTGGGAGTGCagattggggtgggatgggtCTGTATTTGATCAGCATTTTAAGATGCAGCCTGTGTTTTGAATGCAGGAGCAGTTCCTAGTCCCAGATCACACCATCAAGGACATCAGTGGTGCTTCCTTTGCTGGTTTCTATTACATCTGCTTCCAGAAGTCAGCAGCATCTATAGAGGGCTATTACTACCATAGGAGTTCAGAATGGTAAGGAAGTTTCCTGCCTCCTGAAGACTCAAACCAAGCTGTGACTCCTCTCCTGCTTGTCCACAACCTTGGGAGTGTCCAGGCAGGAGACTCAGGCTGGTGGTTGGACCTTGGGGCTGAAGGGAGGGGTGTGGCCATGGCTGGCTTGAGCTGGCTGGTGTAGTCCATTGGCATGGTGTAAAGTGCTGCCCTTATAGAAAAggggaggaaatttgggatggcAGGATAGAGGAGGGAAGATGATACAGGGTCTGGAGAAGTGCTGTGAGGGAGCTCAGTTCTCTCTCCTCAGGAACAGCTTGGCAGTTGCTCCCTTCAGGCAGAAATCTTGTCAGGCCAATGTTTTGTATTCTGAGGTCCTTGAGGTGTTGCTGTTAAGACAAGAGAACAGTCAAAGCTaattggtgggttttttgttggagACAAGTAGCTGTGGAGAGCTCTTTTCCCTTGCATCTTTGTCATGAGCAGCAGGTGGATGGCTGGAAGCTCtcagggggagggaaggaaccAGGAGGCACATTCCCTCAGACACATTCCCTCTGGCTGAGCTTTGAAAGACTCATGTGTAATTTGCACTTGTAGCAAACTCTGTTTGAACTTGAAAGTTGTTGAACTTCAAAGGGAGtccaaaaaaccaccacagtcAGCCCACCAGGAGTGCTGCCTTGCTGCAGGTGGCTCAGAGGGACCAGAGTGGGAATTACAGGATcattaaaattggaaaaaacctccaaaatcatcaagtccagcctttgaCCAAATACCACCATTTCCACTAAACCCTAAATGGAATGTCTGatttctgaacacttccagggatggtaactccaccacttccctgggcaggccaTTCCAGGTCTAAACCACTTTTTCAGtgaggaattttttcctcaaatccaacctgaacctctcctggcacaacttgaggctgtttccccttgtcctatcactagTTTTGTGGGAAAagagcctgacccccacctggctgcaccctcctgtcagggagttgaGTAATGAGGAACGATGCTGAGTCCTGTCAGGATTTTGGACTCTGGGAAGTGGGTGTTGGATGCCTGAACACCCTGGGACTGTAAAGGGGGAGAgaagagcaggcagcagagtgtgtgctctgtggctgcccagcaggagctcagtgtaatctcttccctgtctcccttcTGTGGCAGGTATCAGTCATTGAATTTAACGCACGTTCCCGAGCACAGTGCTCCTATCTACGAGTTCCGATGACAGCTGTCCACGTCTGAGAACGCCCAGAAGCAACGGGGCAGGAGAGCATGGCCTGCCAGGAGAactgtgtccctgtgggagCACGGGAATGCACGCTTCTCTCCTGCCCTTGGACtcgagagagagagaaagagagccTGGATGTTAACTCACCCAgcccgaggagctgctggagcttgATTCTCCCTCCTGTCGAGTGGCCATTTGATCTTTACTCTGGTTTTAAGCTACTTTAATGCACTTTCTTGTTGCACAGCTCGTTTCTCTGTCACTGAAGTTCCTCCCGGCTCTCCTCTGGAAGCTGTTTCTCAGTAGCTGGAATCAGTGCTCTGGCCTCTAAATAATAAGGCAATGTAAGCTCAAGGCTTATATTTTCCTTGTTATAGCCTGATGTGGGTTGAAATCACCAGGATTCAGGTTTCTTGCCCAGATTTCCAGTTCTGATGCTCTCAGAGCCAGGTCCTTTGTGTGAGGCTCAGCTGTGGAGTCTGTTGGGGAGTGTTGGCTGAGGTAAGGCTGGAGTGAGGCTTTGCTGGCTAAGAAGGTtagctggagctgcagatctTTCAGGAATGCCAGCCCtttggagctgggagctgttccTGTGTCTGGATACGCCATTGGGAATTAATTTGATGTACGGACTTCCAGGCTCTCAGTAAAGTGGATCTGAACTCTGCTTGTAGGTGTATATTTGCTCTTTACTTAAGttaagggtaaaaaaaaaaaagttaaaaaaaaagacaaaaaaaaaaaaaaaacttttattaaaaaaaaaatctatttttatggTTCCTTTTCCAAAGGACCCTATGGCAAATGCACAAGTACTGGATTCCATGTTACTGTTTTCACATTGAAAACCAGGAATGTCTGTGTTTTTATATCTGTGTCTGTATCCAGCTAAGCTTTGGGAACATAACCCGAGCACAAACGCTGAGCAGCGTCACACTGGGACTGCTCAACGTTTGTACTCCCCCTTCATGCTTCACCACCACTGCTTGACAcctttttacaaggaaaaacaagaaaaaagtttaaaaaataacccTTCTCAGTAGCTCCC from Haemorhous mexicanus isolate bHaeMex1 chromosome 17, bHaeMex1.pri, whole genome shotgun sequence encodes the following:
- the ATPAF2 gene encoding ATP synthase mitochondrial F1 complex assembly factor 2, translated to MSSVAMWRGCRRLWWAHSPPARFPRPPPADAGGGPVGSCGRRAYAPPAERKRFYQNVSISQGEGGFEINLDHRKLKTPQAKLFTVPSEALAIAVATEWDSQKDTIKFYTMHLTTLCNTALDNPTQRDKTQLIRAAVKFLETDTVCYRVEEPPALAELQKNEWDPVVAWAEKRYNVTIGSSTSILGPNIPASTKETFVSHLASYNMWALQGIEFVITQLKSLILSMSLIDRHITVEKAVLLSRLEEEYQIRRWGSVEWAHDYDLCELRARTAAGTLFVHLCSESSTVKHKLLQD
- the GID4 gene encoding glucose-induced degradation protein 4 homolog gives rise to the protein MGARGGAARRPRPSGGRGVRERSEAERAASPGRTPAPATLAPGDPPEMPVRSERRRAGGAGGSASSPATGAAASSLVPPPPINTAQPGVATSLLYSGAKFRGQQRSKGNAYEVEVVMQHVDMENSYLCGYLKIKGLTEEYPTLTTFFEGEIISKKHPFLTRKWDADEDVDRKHWGKFQAFYQYAKTFNSDDFDYEDLKNGDYVFMRWKEQFLVPDHTIKDISGASFAGFYYICFQKSAASIEGYYYHRSSEWYQSLNLTHVPEHSAPIYEFR